From one Cucumis melo cultivar AY unplaced genomic scaffold, USDA_Cmelo_AY_1.0 utg001775l, whole genome shotgun sequence genomic stretch:
- the LOC127147643 gene encoding ribosomal protein S13, mitochondrial, translating to MSYISGARSVADKQVRIASTQIDGIGPKKAIQVRYRLGISGNIKIKELTKYQIDQIEQMIGQDHIVHWELKRGERADIERFISLSCYRGIRHQDGLPLRGQRTHTNARTCRKRIRK from the coding sequence ATGTCATATATTTCAGGAGCAAGATCAGTTGCCGATAAACAAGTCAGAATTGCCTCAACTCAAATTGATGGAATTGGACCTAAAAAAGCCATTCAGGTTCGTTATCGATTAGGTATCAGTGGGAACATAAAGATCAAAGAGTTAACTAAGTATCAGATCGACCAAATTGAACAAATGATAGGTCAAGATCATATTGTTCATTGGGAATTGAAGAGGGGAGAACGAGCAGACATCGAACGATTCATTTCTCTTTCTTGTTATCGTGGAATTCGTCATCAAGATGGATTGCCCTTACGCGGTCAACGAACTCATACTAATGCTAGGACTTGTCGCAAGCGAATTCGGAAATGA